The sequence CTTCCTGCCAGGCCGTAATCCACCCTCAGGTAGTTGAGATGAACGGCGAAAAAGGTCCCCGCGGCCAGCAGGATGGCCAGGGAAAAGATACGCCACTTCCCGGCCCTGAGGCCGTGCAGCCCCCAGATGATCAGCCCGGAGGCGGCCACGGTCAGGCCGTACTGGAGCGCCTGCTGGAAAGAGAGAATTCCCTGCTCGGCAGCCCCGGCCCAAAGGAGGCCGAGGAGAAAAAGAAGGGGGCCGAGGAGCGGAGGTCTGGAATGTGCTTTTGCGGAAGTCATCTGGAGTCTCGCCAAGGGTAAAAAATGGATGTATGCAAGGGGGGACGCACCCCGCCGAACAAAGGAAATACTCCTTTGCGACCAGAAGTTCAAGGGGTATTTTCGTCTTCCGAAAAAACCGGCCGGCACCCCTGCTGGACGATCCGGCAGGAGGTGATAGAATAAGGAGCAGAAGAGGAAAAGACGAAGAAACAGCAGGTTGGCGAAAAATCAGCAGCAACGGAGAGGTTGTCATGATCAGACACGAAGAATTCGAAAACATTTGTAACGCGGTCAGAGCGGGCCAGGATAAGCACGTCAAGCACATCGTCACCCACCAGACCGGAAAGGTCGTCGGCTGCAGGCCGGGCGACGACTTCTTCGAGGTCGAAGTCCCCACCGGCGAACACAAGACCTGGTCGAAAGACAACGTCAGGGAAGAGGACTGAGCTGCCGCAACCGGACCTATTCTACGTCCACATTACGGATTCCCTCGGGTCGCCAGGCCGGGGCGATGACTCGCGACCGGCCGTCTTGGTCGAGAATGCTGCCGAAAGTCACGGAGGCGGTGCCGTAGCGGTCGTTGACCTGGTCCATCGCTTCGGCGACCAGCAGGCGTTTCTGTTCCTCCGGAAAGAGAGAGTACTGCGCCGCCTGGCTGCGGAGGCTGCTCAGGCGCACGCCCAGCAGGCGCACCGGCTGGGTCAGGGTGAGGCCATGGAGGATCGCCGTCGCCGCAGCGTAGATCTTGTCGCTGCGGTTGATATAGTCCCGGCGCGTCTCCTGGACGGAGAAGGTGCTGAAATCGGTGTAACGGACGGTCAGGGTGACGGTTCGCCCGGCGACCCCGTAGCGGCGGGCGCGGCGGCCGACCATCTCGGCGAGTTCCAGCAGGCGGCGGCGGATGTCGTCCGGATGGGAAAGGTCGCGGTCGAGGGTCATGCTGTGGCCGACCGATTTTATCTCGCCTTCCGTTTCGGCGGGGACGACCGGCGAGTCGTCGAGGCCGCGTCCCATCTGCTGCAGCCGCTCGCCGACGATGCCGAATTTGCGGGTCAGGATGGCGAGGGGAAAGCGACCCAGTTCGCCGCAGGTGCGAATGCCGAGCAGGGCGAGCTGGCGCTTTAGTTTCGGGCCGATGCCGCAGAGTTCGCCGGCCGGCACCGTTTCGAGCAGGGCGGGAATCTCGGCCGGGCGCAGGACGGTGAGGCCGTCCGGCTTCTTCATCTCCGAAGCGAGCTTGGCCAGCAGCTTGTTCGGTGCCACGCCGACCGAGCAGGTGAGGCCGAAGCGGTGGCGGATGCGTGCCTTGATCTGGTGGGCGATCCGCTCGGGCGGGCCGAAGAGGGTGAGGCAGCCGGTCAGGTCGAGGAAGGCCTCGTCGATGGAGAAGACCTCGACCAGCGGGGTGTAGTCGCGCAGGATGGCGACGATGCCGGCAGAGGTATGGGTGTAGCGGCGGTTGTTGCCGACCACCAGAACGATCCCGGGGCAGCGCTCCTTCGCCTCGCGGACGGTCATGCCGGTCCTTACTCCGCAGGCCCGCGCCTCGTAGGAGGCGGTGGTGATGATGGTGCGCGCCCCCGAGCCGATCACCGCCACCGGCTTTCCCCG comes from Desulfuromonadales bacterium and encodes:
- the dinB gene encoding DNA polymerase IV, whose translation is RGKPVAVIGSGARTIITTASYEARACGVRTGMTVREAKERCPGIVLVVGNNRRYTHTSAGIVAILRDYTPLVEVFSIDEAFLDLTGCLTLFGPPERIAHQIKARIRHRFGLTCSVGVAPNKLLAKLASEMKKPDGLTVLRPAEIPALLETVPAGELCGIGPKLKRQLALLGIRTCGELGRFPLAILTRKFGIVGERLQQMGRGLDDSPVVPAETEGEIKSVGHSMTLDRDLSHPDDIRRRLLELAEMVGRRARRYGVAGRTVTLTVRYTDFSTFSVQETRRDYINRSDKIYAAATAILHGLTLTQPVRLLGVRLSSLRSQAAQYSLFPEEQKRLLVAEAMDQVNDRYGTASVTFGSILDQDGRSRVIAPAWRPEGIRNVDVE